From Quercus lobata isolate SW786 chromosome 1, ValleyOak3.0 Primary Assembly, whole genome shotgun sequence, one genomic window encodes:
- the LOC115984352 gene encoding germin-like protein subfamily 1 member 7 — protein MMKVVIVAILALATALVSAYDPSPLQDFCVAINNTDSAVFVNGKFCKDPATVTANDFFFCGLNIPGNTAASKLGTSVNLVDVNKFPGLNTLGISLARIDFAPYGLNPPHTHPRGTELLVVIEGTLLVGFVTSNPNKLFTKVLNKGDVFVFPIGLIHFQFNIGETNALAFSGLSSQNPGVITIANAVFGSNPPINPDVLIKAFQLEKSVVDYLQKQF, from the exons ATGATGAAAGTTGTAATTGTGGCCATTTTGGCTTTGGCAACCGCCCTTGTTTCAGCTTATGACCCTAGTCCTCTGCAAGACTTTTGTGTCGCAATTAACAACACCGATTCTGCTG TATTTGtgaatggaaaattttgcaagGACCCAGCAACTGTCACAGCCAATGATTTTTTCTTCTGCGGACTCAATATTCCTGGAAACACAGCTGCAAGTAAACTTGGAACAAGTGTCAATCTTGTGGACGTAAACAAATTTCCAGGTCTCAACACTCTAGGCATATCTTTGGCTCGCATTGACTTTGCACCATATGGCCTGAATCCTCCTCACACTCACCCTCGCGGTACTGAGCTTTTGGTAGTCATAGAGGGTACTCTCTTAGTTGGATTTGTCACATCCAACCCAAACAAACTCTTCACCAAAGTTCTAAACAAGGGAGATGTCTTTGTATTCCCAATTGGTCTCATTCACTTCCAATTCAACATAGGGGAGACCAATGCTTTGGCCTTTTCTGGTCTCAGCAGTCAAAATCCTGGGGTAATCACCATAGCAAACGCAGTCTTTGGATCAAATCCTCCCATCAATCCTGATGTTCTCATCAAGGCCTTCCAATTGGAGAAGAGTGTAGTTGATTATCTTCAAAAACAATTCTAG
- the LOC115988849 gene encoding germin-like protein subfamily 1 member 7 produces MQLIFNFVVKMALATTLVSAYDPSPLQDFCVAINNTDSAVFVNGKFCKDPATVTANDFFFCGLNIPGNTAASKLGSSVNLVDVNKFPGLNTLGISLARIDFAPYGLNPPHTHPRGTELLVVIEGTLLVGFVTSNPNKLFTKVLNKGDVFVFPIGLIHFQFNIGKTNALAFSGLSSQNPGVITIANTVFGSNPPINPDVLIKAFQLEKSVVDYLQKQF; encoded by the exons ATGCAGCTAATCTTTAATTTTGTCGTAAAAATG GCTTTGGCAACCACCCTTGTTTCAGCTTATGACCCTAGTCCTCTGCAAGACTTTTGTGTCGCAATTAACAACACCGATTCTGCTG TATTTGtgaatggaaaattttgcaagGACCCAGCAACTGTCACAGCCAATGATTTTTTCTTCTGCGGACTCAATATTCCTGGAAACACAGCTGCAAGTAAACTTGGATCAAGTGTCAATCTTGTGGATGTAAACAAATTTCCAGGTCTCAACACTCTAGGCATATCTTTGGCTCGCATTGACTTTGCACCATATGGCCTGAATCCTCCTCACACTCACCCTCGCGGTACTGAGCTTTTGGTAGTCATAGAGGGTACTCTCTTAGTTGGATTTGTCACATCCAACCCAAACAAACTCTTCACCAAAGTTCTAAACAAGGGAGACGTCTTTGTATTCCCAATTGGTCTCATTCACTTCCAATTCAACATAGGGAAGACCAATGCTTTGGCCTTTTCTGGTCTCAGCAGTCAAAATCCTGGGGTAATCACCATAGCAAACACAGTCTTTGGATCAAATCCTCCCATCAATCCTGATGTTCTCATCAAGGCCTTCCAGTTGGAGAAGAGTGTAGTTGATTATCTTCAAAAACAATTCTAG